The Candidatus Margulisiibacteriota bacterium genome segment ACACTCATCTATCTCCACACCACCAGTCAATCGCTATCAGGCATCAACAGCCCTTTCGATAATTTCTAAATCCATGTTGAAAAAACCGGATATCGAAGTCGCGGATATTTTCCGTATGCATGGCGATCAATATAGAAGCTCGCACAACCTATCCCTCTGGCAGCACAAAACTATGAACGCTATTCAACTTTGCAGGACCCCTGCTCTTGGGGCCAACTCCCAAACTGTTTGTGATTACTGCGGTACTGTAGAAATATCTTACAATTCCTGCAGAAACCGCCACTGTCCCAAATGCCAATTCCGCAGAACTCTTAACTGGATCGATGCCAGAATAAACGACCTACTTCCGGTCCAATATTTTCATGTGGTTTTTACACTACCCGACCTGCTTGAACCGATCATTCTCATGAACCAGAAAATCATGTACAATCTCTTATTCAAATGTGCTTCGGAAACACTCATCGAACTTGGAAAAGACCAGAAACATCTGGGCGCTGAGGTTGGGTTTATCGGCGTACTCCATACCTGGGATCAGAAAATCCTGGAACATACCCACCTGCACTGCATCGTTCCGGGCGGTG includes the following:
- a CDS encoding IS91 family transposase, whose amino-acid sequence is MLKKPDIEVADIFRMHGDQYRSSHNLSLWQHKTMNAIQLCRTPALGANSQTVCDYCGTVEISYNSCRNRHCPKCQFRRTLNWIDARINDLLPVQYFHVVFTLPDLLEPIILMNQKIMYNLLFKCASETLIELGKDQKHLGAEVGFIGVLHTWDQKILEHTHLHCIVPGGGLSLDQTKWISCKNDYLIPVQVLSALFKKKFLYYLKILMKEDKLKYGRGIGQTVQLFKIISKLYKIEWVVYSKPTFNSPESVIKYLGKYTHRIAISNYRILELKNNRVS